From one Plectropomus leopardus isolate mb chromosome 8, YSFRI_Pleo_2.0, whole genome shotgun sequence genomic stretch:
- the si:dkey-78k11.9 gene encoding LOW QUALITY PROTEIN: P2Y purinoceptor 1 (The sequence of the model RefSeq protein was modified relative to this genomic sequence to represent the inferred CDS: deleted 1 base in 1 codon), producing MKNTSCPHISFDFSGRFLPPVYISVFIIGLVANGWGLKSLLQNWKKLGNVNIFVLNLGLTDILYLLTLPFLVVYYFMKSQWIFGQVFCKITRFCFNLNLYGSIGFLTCISVYRYLAIVHPMRAMGRITVTHSVIISVMVWLLVSVQSLPDMFYIKTYSKPTGNTEKCFDTTDRSFVESYLKYSLGWTLTGFCVPLLITLGCYGHVIVVLCRALSDKSCFVC from the exons ATGAAGAACACCTCTTGTCCTCATATCAGCTTTGACTTTTCAGGCAGATTTCTGCCTCCTGTTTATATCTCGGTCTTCATCATCGGTCTGGTAGCTAATGGATGGGGACTGAAGTCTTTGCTGCAAAACTGGAAGAAACTGGGTAACGTCAACATTTTTGTTCTCAACCTTGGACTTACAGATATTTTGTACCTGCTCACACTCCCATTTTTGGTTGTGTACTACTTCATGAAGAGTCAGTGGATCTTTGGACAGGTATTCTGCAAGATAACAAGATTCTGCTTCAACCTGAATCTGTATGGCAGCATCGGGTTTCTTACCTGTATAAGTGTGTACAGGTACCTGGCCATTGTGCATCCAATGAGAGCGATGGGAAGAATAACCGTCACCCACTCTGTGATCATCTCAGTCATGGTTTGGCTGTTGGTGAGTGTTCAAAGTCTTCCAGACATGTTCTACATCAAAACATACAGCAAACCAActggaaacactgaaaaatgttttgataccACCGACAGAAGCTTTGTTGAGAGTTACCTGAAATACAGCCTTGGATGGACACTCACTGGT TTTTGTGTCCCATTGCTGATCACACTGGGCTGCTACGGACATGTGATTGTCGTTCTCTGCCGTGCTCTGTCAGATAAGTCGTGCTTTGTGTGTTGA
- the ccn5 gene encoding WNT1-inducible-signaling pathway protein 2: MDRLLCDCAMIAVAVLLCVAPQVLSQLCDRPCLCPTSVPQCPSGVPLVLDGCRCCQVCARQRGEPCTEMFPCDSQRGLQCDYSASFPGDPGECVGQEDLGCEVNGITYQEGESFQPSCDSYCHCRGGGVSCVPACPLTARLPTPDCPNPQYIRLPGKCCKDWVCENLENTVIQDAITAMRPGRLWPALSMDHPLNKLVQPASTCVEQSTQWSACSQSCGAGVSTRVSNQNPACKLQMETRLCKVRPCNTVQPVPRQPMWGRQGRCKASYTSPGPIRLVHQGCYSTRAYQLRYCGQCTDSRCCSPYQTTTAEVTFRCPSGRLIQRPVMMIHSCVCHNNCPYKPYSNPALWGYRP; this comes from the exons GTCTTGTCCCAGCTGTGTGACCGGCCCTGCCTTTGCCCCACTTCTGTCCCCCAGTGCCCCTCAGGAGTCCCTCTGGTGCTGGATGGCTGCAGGTGCTGCCAGGTGTGCGCCCGGCAGCGCGGCGAGCCCTGCACCGAGATGTTTCCCTGCGACAGCCAGAGAGGACTGCAGTGCGACTACAGCGCCAGCTTCCCCGGAGACCCTGGGGAGTGTGTCG GTCAGGAGGATCTGGGCTGTGAAGTCAACGGCATCACATACCAGGAGGGCGAGTCGTTTCAGCCCTCCTGTGACTCGTACTGCCACTGCAGAGGTGGAGGGGTGAGCTGTGTGCCAGCATGCCCTCTGACTGCCCGTCTTCCCACTCCGGACTGCCCCAACCCGCAATATATCCGGCTACCGGGGAAATGCTGCAAGGACTGGGTGTGTGAAAACCTGGAGAACACGGTCATTCAGGATGCCATCACAG CCATGAGACCTGGCAGATTGTGGCCGGCTCTCTCGATGGATCACCCTTTAAACAAACTGGTCCAACCAGCCTCCACCTGTGTGGAGCAGAGCACCCAGTGGAGCGCCTGCTCCCAGAGCTGTGGAGCTGGAGTCTCCACACGCGTTTCCAACCAGAATCCAGCCTGCAAGCTGCAAATGGAGACTCGACTTTGTAAAGTGCGGCCTTGCAATACAGTTCAGCCGGTCCCGAGGCAACCCATG TGGGGACGGCAGGGACGCTGTAAAGCCAGCTACACGTCACCAGGCCCCATTCGGCTCGTTCACCAGGGCTGCTACAGCACTCGCGCCTACCAGCTCCGGTACTGCGGACAGTGCACTGACTCCCGCTGCTGCTCGCCTTACCAAACCACCACCGCTGAGGTGACCTTCCGCTGCCCCTCCGGCAGACTGATACAGCGACCTGTGATGATGATCCACTCCTGTGTTTGTCATAACAACTGCCCGTACAAACCTTACAGTAACCCGGCTCTGTGGGGCTACAGGCCCTGA